A region of Jannaschia sp. W003 DNA encodes the following proteins:
- a CDS encoding FAD-binding oxidoreductase, with protein MTPASAIEARLRAALPARAVRETEPRYLEESRGRWTGRGGVVVAPGSTAEVAETVRICADAGVPVVPYGGGTGLVGGQVSDDLEPVILSLERMDRVRAVDPTENAMTVEAGVVLQAAQEAAEGVDRLFPLTIAAQGSARIGGVLATNAGGVNVLRYGNARDLCLGVEAVLPDGSVMHGLSPLRKNNTGYDLRHLLIGAEGTLGIITAATLKLLPRPARAGAAMMVVPSPDAALGLLNLARERIGEGVSAFELIGRQGLDFLAEHMPEVRLPVGRPDWSVLVDLGLGASGDPQAALEGLFEAGHAAGLVTDGAVAQSEAQRAEMWRVRESIPAANRKVGAVSSHDIAVPIAAIPRFIAEGPGRIAPIGDFRVNCFGHVGDGNLHWNVFPAEGRSRADHEGDRDAIKRAVHDLVHEMGGSVSAEHGVGRLKVGDLERYGDPARLAAMRAIKRALDPAGIMNPGAVLRRL; from the coding sequence CCGCTGGACCGGGCGCGGCGGCGTGGTGGTGGCCCCCGGCAGCACCGCGGAGGTCGCCGAGACGGTGCGGATCTGCGCCGACGCAGGCGTGCCCGTCGTCCCCTACGGTGGCGGCACCGGGCTGGTGGGCGGACAGGTCTCGGACGACCTGGAGCCGGTGATCCTCTCGCTCGAGCGCATGGACCGCGTGCGCGCCGTGGACCCGACCGAGAACGCCATGACCGTGGAGGCGGGCGTGGTGCTCCAAGCCGCGCAGGAGGCCGCCGAGGGCGTGGACCGGCTGTTCCCGCTGACCATCGCGGCGCAGGGATCGGCCCGGATCGGTGGCGTGCTCGCCACCAACGCGGGCGGCGTGAACGTGCTTCGCTACGGCAACGCGCGCGACCTGTGCCTCGGTGTCGAGGCGGTGCTGCCCGACGGATCGGTCATGCACGGGCTGTCGCCGCTGCGAAAGAACAACACCGGCTACGATCTGCGGCACCTGCTGATCGGGGCGGAAGGCACGCTCGGCATCATCACCGCCGCCACGCTCAAGCTTCTGCCGCGGCCCGCGCGCGCGGGCGCGGCGATGATGGTGGTGCCCTCGCCGGATGCGGCGCTCGGCCTCCTGAACCTCGCACGCGAGCGAATCGGCGAGGGAGTGTCGGCGTTCGAACTGATCGGGCGCCAGGGCCTCGACTTCCTCGCGGAGCACATGCCCGAAGTGCGCCTGCCCGTGGGCCGGCCCGACTGGTCGGTGCTGGTGGACCTCGGGCTGGGCGCGTCGGGCGATCCGCAGGCGGCGCTGGAGGGTCTGTTCGAGGCCGGGCATGCGGCCGGGCTGGTCACCGACGGCGCGGTGGCCCAGTCCGAGGCGCAGCGGGCCGAGATGTGGCGCGTGCGCGAGTCCATTCCGGCGGCGAACCGCAAGGTCGGCGCGGTGTCGAGCCACGACATCGCGGTGCCCATCGCCGCGATCCCGCGCTTCATCGCCGAAGGTCCGGGGCGGATCGCCCCCATCGGGGATTTCCGCGTGAACTGCTTCGGCCATGTGGGCGACGGCAACCTGCACTGGAACGTGTTTCCCGCCGAGGGGCGCTCCCGCGCCGATCACGAGGGCGACCGCGATGCGATCAAGCGCGCGGTGCACGACCTCGTGCACGAGATGGGCGGCTCGGTCAGCGCCGAGCACGGTGTGGGGCGCCTGAAGGTGGGCGACCTGGAGCGCTACGGCGACCCGGCGCGGCTGGCGGCGATGCGGGCGATCAAGCGCGCGCTCGACCCGGCGGGGATCATGAACCCCGGCGCGGTGCTGCGGCGCCTCTGA